A single genomic interval of Neisseria leonii harbors:
- the guaA gene encoding glutamine-hydrolyzing GMP synthase, whose product MTQDKILILDFGSQVTQLIARRVREAHVYCELHPYDMPLDDIKAFRPKGIILSGGPNSVYESDYQADTGLFDLGVPVLGICYGMQFMAHHLGGAVSPGNQREFGYAQVKTVDSELTQGISDGLPNTLDVWMSHGDKVSKLPDGFAVIGDTPSCPIAMMEHAEKRFYGIQFHPEVTHTKQGRALLNRFVLDICGVQPSWTMPNYIDEAVAKIREQVGSDEVILGLSGGVDSSVAAALIHRAIGDQLTCVFVDHGLLRLNEGQMVMDMFARNLGVRVIHADAAEQFMGKLAGVTDPEQKRKIIGGEFVEVFDAEAKKRVNAKWLAQGTIYPDVIESAGAKTKKAHAIKSHHNVGGLPEQMNLKLLEPLRDLFKDEVRELGVALGLPREMVYRHPFPGPGLGVRILGEVKKEYADLLRQADAIFIEELRHTCDENGTSWYDLTSQAFAVFLPVKSVGVMGDGRTYDYVVALRAVITSDFMTAHWAELPYSLLGKVSNRIINEVKGINRVVYDVSGKPPATIEWE is encoded by the coding sequence ATGACCCAAGACAAAATTCTGATTCTCGATTTCGGTTCGCAGGTAACCCAACTGATTGCGCGCCGTGTCCGCGAGGCGCATGTTTATTGCGAGCTGCACCCCTACGATATGCCTTTGGACGACATCAAAGCGTTCCGTCCCAAAGGTATTATTCTTTCCGGCGGCCCCAATTCGGTGTACGAATCCGATTATCAGGCCGATACCGGCCTGTTTGATTTGGGCGTGCCGGTGCTGGGCATCTGCTACGGTATGCAGTTTATGGCACACCATCTGGGCGGCGCAGTATCGCCCGGCAACCAGCGCGAATTCGGCTATGCCCAAGTGAAAACCGTCGACAGCGAATTGACGCAGGGGATTTCAGACGGCCTGCCCAATACGCTGGACGTGTGGATGAGCCACGGCGACAAAGTATCCAAGCTGCCCGATGGCTTTGCCGTGATCGGCGATACGCCGAGTTGTCCGATTGCCATGATGGAACACGCCGAAAAACGGTTCTACGGCATTCAGTTTCACCCCGAAGTCACCCACACCAAACAGGGGCGTGCCCTGTTGAACCGTTTCGTATTGGATATTTGCGGGGTCCAACCCTCTTGGACCATGCCCAATTACATAGACGAAGCCGTGGCCAAAATCCGCGAACAGGTCGGCAGCGACGAAGTGATTCTCGGCCTGTCGGGCGGTGTCGATTCCAGTGTGGCCGCCGCTTTAATCCACCGTGCCATCGGCGACCAGCTGACCTGCGTGTTTGTCGATCACGGCCTGCTGCGCCTGAACGAAGGGCAGATGGTGATGGATATGTTTGCCCGAAACTTGGGCGTGCGCGTGATTCATGCCGATGCCGCCGAGCAGTTTATGGGCAAACTGGCGGGCGTAACCGATCCCGAGCAAAAACGCAAAATCATCGGCGGCGAATTTGTCGAAGTATTTGATGCCGAAGCCAAAAAACGGGTCAATGCCAAATGGTTGGCACAAGGCACGATTTATCCTGATGTGATTGAAAGTGCGGGCGCGAAAACCAAAAAAGCCCATGCCATCAAATCGCACCACAATGTCGGCGGCCTGCCCGAGCAGATGAACCTGAAACTGCTCGAACCGCTGCGCGATCTTTTCAAAGACGAAGTGCGCGAACTGGGCGTGGCACTCGGCCTGCCGCGCGAAATGGTTTACCGCCACCCCTTCCCCGGCCCCGGTTTGGGCGTGCGCATTTTGGGCGAAGTCAAAAAAGAATATGCCGACCTGCTGCGTCAGGCCGATGCCATTTTCATCGAAGAATTGCGCCATACCTGCGACGAAAACGGCACATCGTGGTATGACCTGACCAGTCAGGCCTTTGCCGTCTTCCTGCCTGTTAAATCCGTCGGCGTGATGGGCGACGGCCGCACTTATGATTATGTCGTTGCCCTGCGCGCCGTGATTACCAGCGACTTTATGACCGCGCATTGGGCGGAACTGCCTTATTCCCTGCTGGGCAAAGTGTCCAACCGCATCATCAACGAAGTCAAAGGCATCAACCGCGTGGTGTACGATGTCAGCGGCAAACCGCCCGCTACCATCGAATGGGAATAA
- the uvrA gene encoding excinuclease ABC subunit UvrA: MSKLPTDNDTIRIRGARTHNLKNIDLDIPRHKLVVVTGLSGSGKSSLAFDTLYAEGQRRYVESLSAYARQFLQMMDKPDVDLIEGLSPAISIEQKSTSHNPRSTVGTVTEIHDYLRLLYARVGTPYCPEHDLPLASQTVSQMVDAVLTLPEDTRVMILAPAVRERKGEFADFFADLQAQGFARVRVDGEIYPLDEVPKLEKNIKHNIDVVIDRVKVKADIKQRLAESFETALRHGGERALALDMESGQEHWFSARFACPVCSYSLPELEPRLFSFNNPVGACPTCDGLGNMNFFDPERVVMHPELSLAAGAVKGWDKRNQFYFQMIQSLAAHYGFDVDTPFEDLPEKVKKTVLHGSGKEVIEFRYLSEKGTTFNRSHAFEGIIPNLERRFRETDSNTVREELLQYQSHKACPSCGGARLRKEARYVYVSKQPLHEISAWPLTKTHEFFEQLDLAGNKKQIAEKILKEITERLGFLINVGLDYLNLSRSAETLSGGEAQRIRLASQIGSGLTGVMYVLDEPSIGLHQRDNDRLLATLKRLRDLGNSVIVVEHDEDAIREADFVVDMGPGAGEHGGSVIIADTPDKVAACEKSVTGQYLSGKKQIRQPEKRTPVNPEKMLVLTGARGNNLKNVTLELPLGLITCITGVSGSGKSTLINDTLAKITARELNRAHEEPAPYDDITGLEHLDKVINVDQSPIGRTPRSNPATYTGLFTPIRELFAGVPLSRERGYSVGRFSFNVKGGRCEACQGDGVIKVEMHFLPDVYVPCEVCHGKRYNRETLEVQYKGRNISQVLDMTVEEARQFFDAVPAVARKLQTLTDVGLGYIRLGQSATTLSGGEAQRVKLALELSKRDTGRTLYILDEPTTGLHFADIALLLEVIGRLKGKGNSIVIIEHNLDVIKTADYIVDLGPEGGDGGGRIIAKGSPEEVAKVGGSYTGRYLGNILK; the protein is encoded by the coding sequence ATGTCCAAACTGCCCACCGACAACGACACCATCCGCATCCGCGGCGCACGCACGCACAATCTGAAAAACATCGATCTCGATATTCCGCGCCACAAGCTCGTGGTGGTAACCGGTTTGTCGGGCAGCGGCAAGTCGAGTCTGGCTTTCGACACGCTCTATGCCGAAGGCCAGCGCCGTTATGTGGAAAGCCTGTCGGCCTATGCGCGCCAGTTTTTGCAGATGATGGACAAACCCGATGTGGATTTGATTGAGGGTTTGTCGCCTGCGATTTCCATCGAGCAGAAATCCACCAGCCACAACCCGCGCTCCACCGTCGGCACGGTAACGGAAATCCACGATTATCTGCGCCTGCTCTACGCCCGCGTCGGTACGCCCTACTGCCCCGAACACGACCTGCCGCTGGCCAGCCAAACCGTGTCGCAGATGGTGGATGCCGTCTTAACGCTGCCGGAAGACACCCGCGTGATGATTCTCGCCCCCGCCGTGCGCGAACGCAAAGGCGAGTTTGCCGATTTTTTTGCCGACTTGCAGGCGCAGGGCTTTGCCCGCGTACGCGTGGACGGCGAAATTTACCCGCTCGACGAAGTGCCGAAGCTGGAAAAAAACATCAAGCACAATATCGATGTGGTCATCGACCGCGTGAAAGTGAAAGCCGACATCAAACAGCGTTTGGCGGAAAGTTTTGAAACCGCGCTGCGCCACGGCGGCGAGCGTGCCTTGGCTTTGGACATGGAAAGCGGTCAGGAACATTGGTTTTCCGCCCGATTTGCCTGCCCCGTATGTTCATACAGCCTGCCCGAATTGGAGCCGCGCCTGTTTTCCTTCAACAATCCCGTCGGCGCCTGCCCCACCTGCGACGGCTTGGGCAATATGAATTTCTTCGACCCCGAACGTGTCGTCATGCACCCCGAGTTGTCGCTGGCCGCCGGTGCGGTTAAAGGCTGGGACAAGCGCAACCAGTTTTATTTCCAAATGATTCAGTCGCTGGCCGCCCATTACGGCTTCGATGTCGATACCCCGTTTGAAGACCTGCCTGAAAAAGTGAAAAAAACCGTTCTGCACGGCTCGGGCAAAGAAGTCATCGAATTCCGCTACCTTTCCGAAAAAGGCACCACCTTCAACCGCAGCCACGCCTTTGAAGGGATTATCCCCAATCTGGAACGCCGTTTCCGCGAAACCGATTCCAACACCGTGCGCGAAGAATTGCTGCAATACCAAAGCCACAAAGCCTGCCCGAGCTGCGGCGGCGCGCGCCTGCGCAAAGAAGCGCGTTATGTCTATGTGAGCAAACAGCCGCTGCACGAAATCTCCGCCTGGCCGCTCACCAAAACCCACGAATTTTTTGAACAACTCGATTTGGCAGGCAACAAAAAACAGATTGCCGAAAAAATCCTCAAAGAAATCACCGAGCGTTTGGGCTTTCTGATTAACGTCGGCCTCGATTATCTGAATTTGAGCCGCTCCGCCGAAACCTTATCCGGCGGCGAAGCCCAGCGTATCCGTCTCGCCAGCCAAATCGGCAGCGGCCTGACAGGCGTGATGTATGTGTTGGACGAACCGTCCATCGGCCTGCACCAACGCGACAACGACCGCCTGCTCGCTACCCTCAAACGCCTGCGCGATTTGGGCAACAGCGTGATTGTGGTCGAACACGACGAAGACGCGATACGCGAAGCCGATTTCGTGGTCGATATGGGACCGGGCGCGGGCGAACACGGCGGCAGCGTCATCATTGCCGATACGCCCGACAAAGTGGCAGCTTGCGAAAAATCCGTTACAGGTCAATATTTAAGCGGTAAAAAACAAATCAGGCAGCCTGAAAAACGAACCCCCGTCAATCCTGAAAAAATGTTGGTTTTAACAGGCGCGCGCGGCAATAATTTGAAAAATGTAACGTTAGAACTGCCTTTGGGTTTAATCACCTGCATCACAGGCGTTTCAGGCAGCGGCAAATCCACCCTGATTAACGACACGCTGGCCAAAATCACCGCCCGCGAACTCAACCGCGCCCACGAAGAACCCGCACCGTATGACGACATCACAGGCCTGGAACATCTCGACAAAGTCATCAACGTCGACCAGTCCCCCATCGGCCGCACCCCGCGTTCCAACCCCGCCACCTACACCGGCTTATTCACACCGATTCGCGAACTCTTCGCCGGCGTACCCCTGTCGCGCGAACGCGGTTACAGCGTCGGCCGCTTCTCCTTCAACGTCAAAGGCGGCCGCTGCGAAGCCTGCCAGGGCGACGGCGTCATCAAAGTCGAAATGCACTTTTTGCCCGACGTTTACGTCCCCTGCGAAGTGTGCCACGGCAAACGCTACAACCGCGAAACACTGGAAGTGCAATACAAAGGCAGAAACATCAGCCAAGTGCTCGACATGACCGTAGAAGAAGCCCGCCAATTCTTCGATGCCGTGCCCGCCGTCGCCCGTAAACTGCAAACCCTGACAGACGTCGGCTTAGGCTACATCCGCCTCGGCCAGTCCGCCACCACCCTCTCCGGCGGCGAAGCCCAGCGCGTCAAACTCGCCCTCGAACTCTCCAAACGCGACACCGGCCGCACTTTATATATTCTCGACGAACCCACCACCGGCCTGCACTTCGCCGACATCGCTTTATTATTGGAAGTCATAGGCCGTCTGAAAGGCAAAGGCAACTCGATTGTGATTATCGAACATAACCTTGATGTGATTAAAACCGCAGACTATATTGTCGACTTGGGACCGGAAGGCGGCGACGGCGGAGGACGGATTATTGCCAAGGGCAGCCCTGAGGAGGTGGCGAAAGTTGGGGGGAGTTATACAGGGAGATATTTAGGAAACATTTTGAAATAA
- a CDS encoding YkvA family protein translates to MKPEDYIPGFRRRKLDENGFLTKVAKFAARLGAPAVKQLYALYYLYRDPRTPRRAKLIIAGALVYFLSPIDSIPDLLGPLGFTDDLAVLTLVYTQMKAHMTDDIKRRAQAAVDALKSR, encoded by the coding sequence ATGAAACCGGAAGACTACATTCCCGGCTTTCGCCGCAGAAAACTCGATGAAAACGGCTTTTTAACCAAGGTGGCGAAATTTGCCGCACGCTTGGGCGCGCCTGCCGTCAAACAGCTGTACGCACTCTACTATCTCTACCGCGACCCGCGCACGCCGCGCCGTGCCAAACTGATTATCGCCGGCGCGCTGGTCTATTTCCTCAGCCCCATCGACAGCATTCCCGACCTGCTGGGCCCTTTGGGTTTTACCGATGATTTGGCCGTGCTGACACTGGTCTATACGCAAATGAAGGCACATATGACCGACGACATCAAACGCCGCGCCCAAGCGGCTGTGGACGCGCTGAAATCTCGCTGA
- the recC gene encoding exodeoxyribonuclease V subunit gamma, whose translation MLYLYQSNRLEDLAGMLHAVHRAQPPAEPLAAEDILVQSQGMRRYLTRFLAGRDGIAANLNFLLPAKFHWHLMRQALPDLPALSPFAPGVMRWRLLKRFSDGLDGSGFSAARAALSGYLAGGSLAAYQLAGQLADIFDQYLVYRPEWLDAWQQNRTLNLGSDEIWQAELWRYLNEDSGSNLHRVGMWRALSAALSEPERTAVKLPPRLSVFGISVMAPVHLQLLQAVSQHTDVHIFALNPSEHYWGNIISPAQILQNGVSDGLEAAGHPLLASLGKQGRDFFDALSQAEPQLALAPYPDAPASDSLLHRLQYDIQTLQLPEPRHTPDNSIRIVSAHSPLRELQILKDHLLDLLEQHPDWQPHDIAVLTPDIEPYHPFIEAVFGQTAGGRALPYSVSDIKIRRRRPLFDALAQALAVLESRFEIDTVLQLLGHEAVLSRFGLTRQDLPLLHEAAAELNIRWGWDAQMRGGNGLYTWQQGLDSMTAGWLLPENGGLWQHTAAWHTGTGHLPVLSRFHQFARTLSRHYHLWQTPADTVGWIDRLRTLKNELFQPAESDQAAEIQLEEALADWQAEASLAGFSGTLPPETVLRHIGRFLDSESEAGFLRSGITICGMVPMRSLPFKAVCLLGLNDKTFPRNTKAAAFDLIAQHPRAGDRARRDDDRYLFLEALMSAREHLYLSYIGRSIRNNDELAPSPLVSELADTLDSMCGHSSGTWQKQLIEQHPLQPFSARYFQNGPLISSRSDYAQARQRPSETAPFFTPPENGEDAPSGKPPVIRQADLIEFWQNPPRYWLRHRLDWRAPWHGSDSEAAEPFEPPQADAVADAYTEARRRHLDFATAAEPLHARSQLPEAELGKLWQQQYEAQARRLDGRLLSAAPLPDTSYRLHIGGMILEGSLDSLTAEGRITTGRESTAHFIARLLQHLILNAVRPQNMAHFAGHHLTLGKETATFTALPDAGTAADLLVPWLDYYRQGQIRPLPFVPHTALKAAQAFIKPESKSGKTPEERLNAAAHQSYFGRNSGQTARADYPENATAFARRTPPPDDPLFARILHDTLIPALTACGGTDIQPSRPSE comes from the coding sequence ATGCTGTATCTGTACCAGTCCAACCGCCTCGAAGACCTTGCCGGTATGCTGCACGCCGTCCACCGCGCGCAGCCGCCCGCCGAGCCTTTGGCCGCCGAAGACATTCTGGTGCAGAGTCAGGGAATGCGCCGCTATCTCACCCGTTTTCTGGCCGGACGCGACGGCATCGCCGCCAATCTCAATTTCCTCCTGCCCGCCAAATTCCACTGGCATCTGATGCGCCAAGCCCTGCCCGACCTGCCCGCGCTCAGCCCCTTTGCGCCCGGCGTGATGCGCTGGCGACTGCTGAAACGGTTTTCAGACGGCCTCGACGGCAGCGGTTTCTCAGCCGCCCGTGCCGCATTGAGCGGCTATCTGGCGGGCGGCAGCCTGGCCGCATATCAGCTGGCCGGACAATTGGCCGACATTTTCGACCAATATCTGGTTTACCGTCCCGAATGGCTCGATGCGTGGCAGCAGAACCGTACGCTGAATCTGGGCAGCGACGAAATCTGGCAGGCCGAATTGTGGCGTTATCTGAATGAAGACAGCGGCAGCAATCTGCACCGCGTGGGCATGTGGCGCGCCCTGTCGGCCGCCTTGTCGGAGCCGGAACGCACTGCCGTGAAACTGCCGCCGCGCCTGTCCGTATTCGGTATTTCCGTGATGGCACCGGTACACCTGCAACTGCTGCAAGCCGTTTCGCAACACACCGACGTACACATTTTCGCCCTCAATCCGAGCGAACATTATTGGGGAAACATCATCAGCCCGGCACAAATCCTGCAAAACGGCGTTTCAGACGGCCTCGAAGCCGCCGGACACCCGCTTCTGGCTTCCTTGGGCAAACAGGGGCGCGACTTTTTCGACGCACTCAGTCAGGCCGAGCCGCAGCTTGCCCTTGCCCCCTATCCCGATGCCCCCGCCTCGGACAGCCTGCTGCACCGCCTGCAATACGATATTCAAACCCTGCAACTGCCCGAACCGCGCCACACGCCCGACAACAGCATCCGCATCGTCTCCGCCCACAGCCCGCTGCGCGAATTGCAGATTCTGAAAGACCACCTGCTCGACCTGCTCGAACAACACCCCGACTGGCAGCCGCACGACATCGCCGTCCTCACGCCCGACATCGAACCCTACCACCCGTTTATCGAAGCCGTTTTCGGCCAAACCGCCGGCGGCCGCGCCCTGCCGTATTCGGTATCCGACATCAAAATCCGCCGCCGCCGTCCGCTGTTCGACGCATTGGCACAAGCATTGGCAGTATTGGAAAGCCGTTTTGAAATCGACACCGTGCTGCAACTGCTCGGCCACGAAGCCGTCCTGTCCCGCTTCGGCCTGACCCGTCAGGATCTGCCGCTGCTGCACGAAGCGGCGGCCGAACTCAATATCCGCTGGGGCTGGGACGCGCAGATGCGCGGCGGCAACGGCCTCTACACCTGGCAGCAGGGCTTGGACAGCATGACCGCAGGCTGGCTGCTGCCCGAAAACGGCGGCCTGTGGCAGCACACCGCCGCCTGGCATACCGGCACCGGCCACCTGCCCGTTTTAAGCCGTTTCCACCAATTCGCCCGCACCCTGAGCCGCCATTATCACCTCTGGCAGACTCCGGCCGATACCGTCGGCTGGATTGATCGGCTGCGTACCTTGAAAAACGAACTGTTCCAACCGGCCGAAAGCGATCAGGCCGCCGAAATACAGCTGGAAGAAGCCTTGGCCGACTGGCAGGCCGAAGCCTCACTGGCCGGTTTTTCGGGCACACTGCCGCCGGAAACCGTTTTGCGCCACATCGGCCGTTTTCTCGACAGCGAAAGCGAAGCCGGCTTTTTGCGCAGCGGCATTACCATCTGCGGCATGGTACCGATGCGCAGTCTGCCGTTTAAGGCCGTCTGTCTCTTGGGCTTGAACGACAAAACCTTCCCGCGCAACACCAAAGCCGCCGCCTTCGACCTGATTGCGCAACACCCGCGCGCCGGCGACCGCGCCCGCCGCGACGACGACCGCTACCTGTTTCTCGAAGCCCTGATGAGCGCGCGCGAACATCTTTATCTGTCCTACATCGGCCGCAGCATACGCAACAACGACGAACTCGCCCCCTCGCCGCTGGTCAGCGAACTGGCCGACACGCTGGACAGTATGTGCGGCCACAGCAGCGGCACTTGGCAGAAACAGCTTATCGAACAGCACCCGCTGCAACCCTTTTCCGCACGCTATTTCCAAAACGGCCCGCTCATCAGCAGCCGCAGCGATTATGCGCAGGCTCGCCAAAGGCCGTCTGAAACCGCCCCGTTTTTCACGCCGCCGGAAAACGGCGAGGACGCACCAAGCGGCAAACCGCCCGTCATCCGTCAGGCCGACCTGATCGAATTCTGGCAAAACCCGCCGCGCTACTGGCTGCGCCACCGTCTCGACTGGCGCGCCCCGTGGCACGGCAGCGACAGCGAGGCCGCCGAACCCTTCGAGCCGCCGCAGGCCGATGCCGTGGCCGATGCCTACACCGAAGCCCGCCGCCGCCATCTCGACTTTGCCACGGCCGCCGAACCGCTGCACGCCCGTTCGCAACTGCCCGAAGCCGAATTGGGCAAACTGTGGCAGCAACAATACGAAGCCCAAGCCCGCCGTCTCGACGGCCGCCTGCTCTCAGCCGCCCCCCTGCCCGACACCTCCTACCGCCTGCATATCGGCGGCATGATTCTCGAAGGATCGCTCGACAGCCTCACCGCCGAAGGCCGCATCACCACCGGCCGCGAAAGCACCGCCCATTTCATTGCCCGCCTGCTGCAACACCTGATTCTGAATGCCGTGCGCCCGCAAAATATGGCACATTTTGCCGGCCATCATCTGACTCTCGGCAAAGAAACCGCCACATTCACCGCCCTGCCCGATGCCGGTACGGCCGCCGACCTGCTCGTACCGTGGCTCGATTATTACCGCCAAGGACAAATCCGTCCGCTGCCTTTTGTTCCGCACACCGCCTTGAAAGCCGCCCAAGCCTTTATCAAACCGGAAAGCAAAAGCGGCAAAACACCCGAAGAACGCCTGAATGCCGCCGCCCACCAAAGCTATTTCGGCCGCAACAGCGGTCAAACCGCCCGTGCCGACTATCCCGAAAACGCCACCGCCTTCGCCCGCCGAACCCCGCCGCCCGACGACCCGCTGTTTGCCCGAATCCTGCACGACACCCTGATCCCCGCCCTGACCGCCTGCGGCGGTACGGACATACAGCCATCAAGGCCGTCTGAATAA